TGAAAAATCAATGTTATCTGAAAAATTACTTCAAAATATGAAAACAGTGTTATCAAAAGGAGAACAGGTAATATTAATATTAAATAGAAAATTGCATTCTTTGTTAGTTAGATGCATAGAGTGTAAAGAAAAGATGATTTGTCCAAGATGCAGTGTTAATTTAAGGTATTCAAAATCTAAAAATATTTTAGAATGCTCACATTGTGAGTATAGAAGAAAAATGTATGAGACTTGCCCTTATTGTGAAAGTAAAAATTTAGAATTATTAGGTATTGGAATAGAAAAATTAGAAGAAGAGTTATCAGATTTATTTGGAAGTGAAAATATACTTAGAATGGATTCAAGTACTATGACTAGTCAAAAAGATTTTGATAAGGCATATAAAGAATTTAGTGAAAATAAGTATCAAATAGCTATTGGAACTCAAATACTTGCTAAGGGATTTCATTTTCCTAATGTAACCTTAGTTGGAATAATTAATACAGATCAGATTTTATCTCTAAGTGATTTTAGAGTAGGAGAAAAAACTTACCAACTTGTAACACAGTCAGCAGGTAGAGCAGGTAGAGGAAATAAAAAAGGAAAAGTAATACTTCAAAGCTATATCCCTGATTCAAAATTAATTAATTCAATAATGTCTGGAGATTTTGAAGGATATTTTGAATATGATATGCATATTAGAAAATTACTTAATCTACCACCTTTTAGTAGAATGATTAAAATAATAGTTTCTGACAAAAAGGAAGAAAGAGCATTAAAAGTAACAAAAAAAATACATAAAGATATTAGCGAAAATTTTGCAGAAGTTTCTCATATTGAAAAAGCCCCCATATTTAAAATGAATGATGACTTTAGATATAATATATATATCAAAAGTGATAAAAATGAAATAGCAAAAAATAGAAAATTACTTTTTGCTATAAAAGGATCAAGTAATAATACAACAAGAATTTTAGTTGATATTGATCCTTTAACTTTATATTAGAAAGTAGTGATAAAATTGAATATTTATGTTTACGAAGCTCCAATTTTAAGAAAGAAATCAGAAGAAGTTGTTGAATTTAATGATGAATTAAGAAACACATTAGATGAAATGGTTAAAACTATGAGGCTTGCAAATGGTATAGGGCTTGCGGCTAATCAGGTTGGTATAGGTAAAAGATTTTTTGTTTTAGAAATTGATGATGAAATAACTAAGGTAGTAAATCCAGAGATATTAAGTTTTGGAGAGGAAATGGTAGAATTTCAAGAGGGATGTTTAAGTATACCTGGTATATTTAAAAATGTATTAAGACCAGAAAGCATAGTAGTAAGATATCAAGATGAAAATGGTAATTTTGTAGAAAGAGAATTAAATGGTCTTAAATCTCGTGCTTTTCAGCATGAATTAGATCATATAGATGGGATATTATTCATAGATAAAATAAGCCCTATGAGTAGAAATCTTATCAGAAAAAAATTAGAAGTTATGAAAAAGAATAGTAAACCAAGAGAATTTTAGGGGATAGAAATGAAAACAATATTTATGGGAACACCAGACTTTGCAATAGAAACTTTAAAATATTTACATGAAAATACTGAATTATTAGCTGTATTTACAAAAGTTGATAAAATTAATGCTCGTGGAAACAAGGTAGTTTTTTCTCCAGTTAAACAATATGCACTTGATAATAATATAGAAATAGTGCAACCTAAGAGTTTAAGAACTGAAGAAATATATGAGATATTAAAAAAATATAATGCTGATTTGATAGTTGTAGTAGCCTATGGAATGATAATACCTAAAAATATTATAGATCTTCCAAAATATGGTATAATAAATGTACACTCATCACTACTACCTAAGTATAGAGGTGCAGCTCCTATACATGCAGCAATATTAAATGGTGATGATAAAACAGGTGTATCTATAATGTATATAAATGAAAAACTTGATGAAGGGGATATAATTTGTACACTTGAAACTGAAATATTAAAAGAAGATAATTTAGGTAGCCTACACGATAGATTAAAAATGTTAGGAGCATTAGGTGTAAAGCAAGCTATAGAAATGATGAAAAATAATACGGTTAAAGCTACTAAACAAGATCATAGTTTAGCAACTTTTGTAAAACCCATTAAAAAAGAAGAAACTAAAATAGATTTTAATTTAGATAGCTTAACTATATTTAATAAAATTAGAGGATTAAATCCTTTTCCTGAAGCCTTTACCACTTTAAATGGTAAAATCTTAAAATTATATAGTTCAGATGTTTTAGATTATAGTGGCGATGAAAAACCAGGTACTGTAATAGATCTAACAAAAGAAGGAATAGTAGTTAAAACAGGAGATGGTGCTATAGTAATTAAAGAATTAAAATTAGAAGGTAAAAAGAAACAAAGCTCTTTAGATTTTATTAATGGAAGAAAAATAAATAAATTAGATATATTAAAATGAGGAGGTAAAAATGACTAAAAAATATAGTGCAAGGGAAATATCGGGAAGGATAATTTCCAGACTAACTCTATATTTAAGTATTCTAAAAGATTTAGAGAGAATAAAACCAGAGGTTAATTCTGTAGAATTATCTAAAAAGATGAATACTACAGCTGTACAAGTACGTAAAGATTTATCTACATTTGGAGAATTTGGTGTAAGGGGGAAAGGATATAATATTAGTGCCTTAATTAAAGAGATAGAATCTATATTAGGAATAGATAAAGAAAATGAAGTAATTCTTTTAGGATATGGTAATGTAGGTACTATGATAGCACGCAACACTGATGTTTTAGGTAAAGGATTTAAGGTTACAGCAATATTTGATATAGATCCTAATAAAATTGGGCAAGAAATACCAAATTTAGATATTAAAGTATCAGATGCTAATGAATGTATAAACTATATTAAAGAAAATAAGGTACATACTGTAATACTTGCTATAAATAGTGAATTTGCTCAAACTGTGGCAGATGAATTAATAGAGGCAGGAATACAAGCAATACTTAATATGACAGATTACAAGTTAGAATTAAATACTAATACAGCAGTTGTAAATGCTGATATCTCAGCTAAATTAAAAGAATTAAACTTTTGGAGAATAAATCCTGAATTAAGAGGAGGAATTAATTTTGATTAAAAGTATGTTAGATGGTCGTTATGTATCAAATATACTATATGAAAAATTAAAAATAGAATATCAAATTTTAATAGATAAAATAGGAAAAAGAGCAGGACTTGCATTTATTAAAGTAGGTAATGATAGAGCCTCAACTATATACTTGAAAAATAAGGCGAAAAAATGTGATGAATTAGGAATATATCAAAAAACTATAATATTTGAAGAAAATATAACTGAAACAGAATTAATATCTGAAATAAATAAATTAAATGATGATAAAAATATTGATGGAATATTATTACAACTTCCATTACCTTCACATATTAACTATATTTCAGTTATGTCAACAATAAATCCTAAAAAAGATGTAGATGGATTTCATCCTGAAAATGTTGGCAATCTATTATTTAAAGATAAAGGAATATATTCTTGTACTCCACAAGGTATAATGGAATTACTTAATTACTATAACATTAGCATAGAATCTAAAGATATAGTGATTATAGGAAGATCTAATATAGTTGGAAAACCACTCGCACTTATGCTTATTAATGAAGGTGCTACAGTACAGGTATGTAATAGTAAAACTAAAGATTTATTTAATAAAACAAAACAGGCAGATATATTAATTAGTGCAACAGGTGTATCACATTTAATTAAAAGTGAATATATCAAAGATGGAGCTGTAGTTATAGATGTAGGTATATCAGAATTTGAAGGTAAAATTATAGGTGATGTTGATTTTGAAGATGTTATTCAAAATTCTAATGTTAGATATATTACTCCTGTACCAGGTGGTGTAGGACCTATGACTATCTATTCTTTAATTAAAAATACTATTAGAGCATTTGAACTTAATAATATGTAATTGAAAAAAAATTTATGATATGATAAAATTAGTTGAAATATTCTTTAAAAAGGAGATGTATTAAGATAAGTATTAATATGATAATAGCTCTTTTAATAACTTTAATATTCTTTTCTATATTAACTGCATTTGATATAAGTTTCATTAATGTTAATTATATAGAAAAAATTTATTTAAAAGAAATTGAAGAGAATAATAAAAAAAAGGTAGCAAAATTTTTAGAAAGATTAATAAGATATAAGATAACATCTAATATTTTGAATTTAATATTAATAGCTATGTATTTTAAAATTGTAAATTTTAATATAGGAATATTTTTTGGTTTTAGTTTAGAATTTTTTGCTATATCTGTATTAATCTTAATATTATTTCAGACTTTTATAAAAGCTATATCTAAAATAGATGTATATAAAACGCTGATATATACTATAGATTTTATTGATGTATTAATGATAGTTCTATTTCCATTGGTATTTGTTGTAGAATACATATATAAGTGGATTAATAATATAGTTAGTAATGGTGAACATAAGGAAGAAATAGATCTTACTGAAGAAGATATTAGAAATATTATTAATTGTGCTAACAATACTGAAGTGGAAAAAGAAGAAAAAGAAATGATACATAGTATATTTAATTTTACTGATACTACAGTTAAAGAAATTATGACACCAAGAACCTCTATAATTGCATATGATGTTGAAGAGATTTTAGATAATGTATGGGATGATATAATAGAACATGAATTTTCACGTATACCACTATATAACGAAAGTATAGATAATATTTGTGGTATTATGTATACTAAAGATTTACTAAAATGTAAAAATAGAAATATTAAATTGAAAAATTTAATGAAAGAAATGGTCTATGTTCCAGAAACAGTAACACTTACATACATGTTAGAATTTTTCAGACAAAAACAACAACATATGGCTATAATTATAGATGAATATGGTGGGACATTAGGGCTAATAACTATAGAAGATTTGCTTGAAGAAATAGTAGGTGAAATAAGAGATGAGTATGATATAGAAGAAGAAAATTTTAAATCTATATCAAAAAATGTATACGAGTTATTAGGAGAAACTTTAGTTGAAGAGATTAATGAGAAATATAATTTAGATATAGAAATATCTGAGGAATATGATACTATTTCAGGGTATATACAATATAAGCTTGAAAGAGTAGCAATAGAAGATGATAAGGTCATAAATAATGATTATATAATACAAGTTTTAAAAGTTGATAATAAGAAAATAGAAAAAGTAAAACTTATTATCAAAAGATAGGAGTGAAAATGAATAAATTAGAAATTCAAAAATTAGATGAAATGATTAGAAGTATCCCTGATTTTCCAGAAAAAGGTATAATATTTAGAGATATTACTACTGCATTAAAAGATAAAGAAGGATTAAAGCTAATAATTGAAGATTTCACTAATAGATA
The genomic region above belongs to Streptobacillus moniliformis DSM 12112 and contains:
- a CDS encoding bifunctional 5,10-methylenetetrahydrofolate dehydrogenase/5,10-methenyltetrahydrofolate cyclohydrolase: MIKSMLDGRYVSNILYEKLKIEYQILIDKIGKRAGLAFIKVGNDRASTIYLKNKAKKCDELGIYQKTIIFEENITETELISEINKLNDDKNIDGILLQLPLPSHINYISVMSTINPKKDVDGFHPENVGNLLFKDKGIYSCTPQGIMELLNYYNISIESKDIVIIGRSNIVGKPLALMLINEGATVQVCNSKTKDLFNKTKQADILISATGVSHLIKSEYIKDGAVVIDVGISEFEGKIIGDVDFEDVIQNSNVRYITPVPGGVGPMTIYSLIKNTIRAFELNNM
- the fmt gene encoding methionyl-tRNA formyltransferase encodes the protein MKTIFMGTPDFAIETLKYLHENTELLAVFTKVDKINARGNKVVFSPVKQYALDNNIEIVQPKSLRTEEIYEILKKYNADLIVVVAYGMIIPKNIIDLPKYGIINVHSSLLPKYRGAAPIHAAILNGDDKTGVSIMYINEKLDEGDIICTLETEILKEDNLGSLHDRLKMLGALGVKQAIEMMKNNTVKATKQDHSLATFVKPIKKEETKIDFNLDSLTIFNKIRGLNPFPEAFTTLNGKILKLYSSDVLDYSGDEKPGTVIDLTKEGIVVKTGDGAIVIKELKLEGKKKQSSLDFINGRKINKLDILK
- the priA gene encoding replication restart helicase PriA; its protein translation is MYYQIYVKKYSNTYTYESDFPLTIGSFVEIDFRNKDLLGVVIRESKKEEIGDFKIKKIKKVKDDIVEIPESILNLAIFINSYYITDFNASFKILGPYEKMFKEKLEKVEKKETVIKNNITLNEYQQKAYEDIVNSDENIFLLHGITSSGKTEIYIKLIEEALKKDKSSIFLLPEISLSSQMVKVIKKVFGSSISLIHSKMTPATKLKEWINIYSGNSKVILGARSALFAPVKNLGYIIIDEEHENSYKQEDNARYHSRNVAIKRAMQEGAKVILGSATPSFESYYLAKKNLFKLITLNKRFNNMELPEMEVVDLSNEKSMLSEKLLQNMKTVLSKGEQVILILNRKLHSLLVRCIECKEKMICPRCSVNLRYSKSKNILECSHCEYRRKMYETCPYCESKNLELLGIGIEKLEEELSDLFGSENILRMDSSTMTSQKDFDKAYKEFSENKYQIAIGTQILAKGFHFPNVTLVGIINTDQILSLSDFRVGEKTYQLVTQSAGRAGRGNKKGKVILQSYIPDSKLINSIMSGDFEGYFEYDMHIRKLLNLPPFSRMIKIIVSDKKEERALKVTKKIHKDISENFAEVSHIEKAPIFKMNDDFRYNIYIKSDKNEIAKNRKLLFAIKGSSNNTTRILVDIDPLTLY
- a CDS encoding redox-sensing transcriptional repressor Rex; amino-acid sequence: MTKKYSAREISGRIISRLTLYLSILKDLERIKPEVNSVELSKKMNTTAVQVRKDLSTFGEFGVRGKGYNISALIKEIESILGIDKENEVILLGYGNVGTMIARNTDVLGKGFKVTAIFDIDPNKIGQEIPNLDIKVSDANECINYIKENKVHTVILAINSEFAQTVADELIEAGIQAILNMTDYKLELNTNTAVVNADISAKLKELNFWRINPELRGGINFD
- a CDS encoding hemolysin family protein; this encodes MIIALLITLIFFSILTAFDISFINVNYIEKIYLKEIEENNKKKVAKFLERLIRYKITSNILNLILIAMYFKIVNFNIGIFFGFSLEFFAISVLILILFQTFIKAISKIDVYKTLIYTIDFIDVLMIVLFPLVFVVEYIYKWINNIVSNGEHKEEIDLTEEDIRNIINCANNTEVEKEEKEMIHSIFNFTDTTVKEIMTPRTSIIAYDVEEILDNVWDDIIEHEFSRIPLYNESIDNICGIMYTKDLLKCKNRNIKLKNLMKEMVYVPETVTLTYMLEFFRQKQQHMAIIIDEYGGTLGLITIEDLLEEIVGEIRDEYDIEEENFKSISKNVYELLGETLVEEINEKYNLDIEISEEYDTISGYIQYKLERVAIEDDKVINNDYIIQVLKVDNKKIEKVKLIIKR
- the def gene encoding peptide deformylase; the encoded protein is MNIYVYEAPILRKKSEEVVEFNDELRNTLDEMVKTMRLANGIGLAANQVGIGKRFFVLEIDDEITKVVNPEILSFGEEMVEFQEGCLSIPGIFKNVLRPESIVVRYQDENGNFVERELNGLKSRAFQHELDHIDGILFIDKISPMSRNLIRKKLEVMKKNSKPREF